A stretch of Lysinibacillus agricola DNA encodes these proteins:
- a CDS encoding RHS repeat domain-containing protein: protein MIIPINTEEQLTAVINEKGEAYQFERDTKGNIIKEVGFDEIERTYERSLAGLVQRIQRPGDRWTAYQHDGLGNIIRADYYDDTWETFGYDKNGSLIETENEHVKVKLERDPSGQVIKEWQNDHWISSSYDELGNRSQITSSLGAKIDVARNEMGNVSQITASRSEQEQWTASMQYNELGQEIERILPGDVISKWQYDATGRPTHHSISSQNRDTRRRVYNWDVNRRLRSMVNELTGVKVTYGYDEFSNLVCSNQGDQFDFLHRSVDDVGNLYETKEKTDRVYGAGSRLLETREATFSYDEEGNLVQKVEKNGDTWKYEYYGNGMMSKVIKPDNTEVTFKYDSLGRRIKKSSDENTMKFVWDGNTILHEYFLYNNSDIFENIDEYSSQNDSEIPDNLVTWVFNNGFIPSAKITNEGNYSIISDYLGTPVKAYDEEGKKVWSAELDIYGRMVEFTGEQDFIPFRYQGQYHDLSSGLYYNRFRYYDPSMGMYTQPDPIGLAGGNPTLYGYVSDPNIYIDIFGLKQGGSYASVRATNIGGQVHHMPANSVSPVSYAKGPAIWMPTPDHLDTASWGSYNKGKQWRAYQKELIDSGKFGKAMEIDIRDVQRKFGSQFNDGIREMLEYAGDNGYITNAEQKD from the coding sequence TTGATAATACCAATAAATACAGAAGAGCAGTTAACCGCTGTCATCAATGAAAAAGGCGAAGCGTATCAGTTTGAACGTGATACGAAAGGCAATATCATTAAGGAAGTCGGCTTTGATGAGATTGAAAGAACGTATGAGCGAAGTCTGGCTGGTTTAGTTCAGAGAATTCAACGTCCGGGTGATCGTTGGACAGCGTATCAACATGATGGTCTAGGGAATATCATTCGAGCTGATTATTACGATGACACCTGGGAAACGTTTGGCTATGACAAAAATGGTTCGTTAATTGAGACTGAAAATGAGCATGTGAAAGTAAAACTGGAGCGAGACCCATCTGGACAAGTGATCAAGGAATGGCAAAATGACCATTGGATTTCAAGCAGTTATGACGAATTAGGCAACCGTTCACAGATTACGAGTAGCTTAGGTGCAAAAATCGATGTCGCTCGAAATGAAATGGGAAATGTGTCACAAATCACAGCCTCTCGCTCAGAGCAAGAACAATGGACAGCATCCATGCAGTACAATGAACTTGGTCAAGAGATTGAGAGAATCTTACCAGGGGATGTCATTAGCAAATGGCAGTATGATGCAACGGGTAGACCGACACATCACAGCATAAGTAGTCAAAATCGTGACACACGAAGACGCGTGTATAATTGGGATGTCAATCGTCGCTTACGAAGCATGGTTAACGAGTTAACAGGTGTAAAAGTTACTTATGGTTATGATGAATTTAGTAACCTCGTTTGTTCCAATCAAGGCGATCAATTTGACTTCTTACACCGTAGTGTAGACGATGTAGGGAATTTGTATGAAACTAAAGAAAAGACAGATCGTGTTTATGGTGCTGGAAGTAGATTGCTTGAAACGAGAGAGGCAACATTCTCTTATGATGAAGAAGGTAATCTTGTTCAGAAGGTTGAGAAGAACGGTGATACGTGGAAGTACGAATACTATGGCAATGGTATGATGTCGAAGGTCATCAAACCAGACAACACAGAAGTTACTTTTAAGTATGACTCGCTAGGTAGACGAATAAAGAAAAGTTCTGACGAAAATACAATGAAATTCGTATGGGATGGGAATACTATCCTACATGAGTATTTCTTGTATAATAATTCAGATATATTTGAAAATATAGATGAGTATTCATCACAGAACGACTCAGAAATACCAGATAATCTAGTCACATGGGTATTTAACAATGGATTCATTCCTTCAGCTAAAATTACGAATGAAGGTAATTACAGTATTATTAGTGATTATCTTGGAACGCCTGTAAAAGCCTATGATGAAGAAGGTAAAAAGGTTTGGTCAGCTGAGCTTGATATTTATGGACGAATGGTGGAGTTCACTGGTGAGCAGGATTTCATTCCGTTTAGGTATCAAGGGCAGTACCACGATTTGAGCAGTGGTTTGTATTATAATCGCTTCCGCTATTACGACCCTAGTATGGGTATGTATACGCAGCCAGACCCTATTGGGCTTGCGGGTGGGAATCCTACGCTCTATGGATATGTCAGTGACCCTAATATTTATATTGATATTTTTGGTTTAAAACAAGGCGGTTCCTATGCTAGTGTTAGAGCAACGAACATAGGAGGTCAGGTACATCATATGCCTGCAAACTCAGTTTCTCCAGTAAGTTATGCGAAAGGACCAGCAATTTGGATGCCTACTCCCGATCATCTTGATACAGCTAGTTGGGGAAGTTATAACAAAGGGAAACAATGGAGAGCATACCAAAAGGAATTGATTGATAGTGGGAAATTCGGAAAAGCGATGGAAATTGACATACGAGACGTACAAAGAAAATTTGGTTCTCAATTTAATGATGGAATAAGAGAAATGTTGGAATACGCAGGAGACAATGGATATATAACCAATGCAGAACAAAAAGATTAA
- a CDS encoding RHS repeat domain-containing protein encodes MSQITASRSEQALWTASMQYNELGQEIERILPGDVISKWQYDVAGRPTHHRISSQNGDTRRRAYNWDVNQRLRSIVNELTGVKVTYGYDEFSNLVWSNQGGQFDFLHRSFDDVGNLYETKEKKDRVYGAGSRLLETKEATFSYDDEGNLIQKFEKNGDTWKYEYYGNGMMSKVIKPDNTEVTFKYDPLGRRIEKCSDEKTTSFVWDGNTILHECFTQNDSEKFENLVESSLQTDSEIVDNLVTWVFNDGFVPSAKITNEGNYSIISDYLGTPVEAYDEEGNKVWSAELDIYGRVNEFTGEKNFIPFRYQGQYEDVETGLYFNRFRYYSPSEGMYTQPDPIGLSGGIKLYSYVHDPNIWIDPFGLAKRGPKTDGKGPHNEMIKAWGDEVEANGGTVLNGGGRRQETLIETPGGNKQGRRPDIIYRDADGNKKWGNVGKTKKDGSPIKREQQALDDLNNVRGKHNVADPVEFRSYNHPEHNNKSSGTLCKKK; translated from the coding sequence GTGTCGCAAATCACGGCTTCTCGCTCAGAGCAAGCCCTTTGGACAGCATCAATGCAATACAATGAACTTGGTCAAGAGATTGAAAGGATCTTACCAGGAGATGTCATTAGCAAGTGGCAGTATGATGTAGCAGGTAGACCAACACACCATAGAATAAGTAGTCAAAACGGTGATACACGAAGACGCGCATATAATTGGGACGTCAATCAGCGCTTGCGAAGCATTGTAAACGAGTTAACTGGTGTAAAGGTTACCTATGGTTACGATGAGTTCAGTAACCTCGTCTGGTCCAATCAAGGCGGTCAATTTGACTTCTTACACCGAAGTTTCGATGATGTAGGGAATTTATATGAAACAAAAGAAAAGAAAGATCGTGTCTATGGTGCAGGCAGCAGATTGCTTGAAACGAAAGAGGCAACATTCTCTTATGATGATGAAGGTAATCTGATTCAGAAATTTGAGAAGAATGGTGATACGTGGAAGTACGAGTACTATGGCAATGGCATGATGTCGAAGGTCATCAAACCAGACAACACAGAAGTTACTTTTAAGTATGACCCGCTAGGTAGACGAATAGAGAAGTGTTCTGACGAGAAAACAACAAGTTTCGTTTGGGATGGGAATACTATCCTACATGAGTGTTTCACGCAGAATGATTCAGAGAAATTTGAAAATCTAGTTGAATCTTCATTACAGACTGACTCCGAAATAGTAGATAATCTAGTCACATGGGTATTTAACGATGGGTTCGTACCTTCAGCTAAAATCACGAATGAAGGTAATTACAGCATCATTAGTGATTATCTAGGAACGCCTGTCGAAGCTTATGATGAAGAAGGTAATAAAGTTTGGTCGGCTGAGCTTGATATCTACGGTAGAGTGAATGAATTTACAGGTGAGAAAAACTTTATTCCATTCCGTTATCAAGGACAGTATGAAGATGTTGAGACAGGATTATATTTCAACAGATTCCGATACTACTCTCCAAGTGAGGGAATGTATACACAGCCAGACCCGATTGGTTTATCTGGTGGCATTAAACTTTATAGTTATGTACATGATCCAAATATTTGGATTGATCCATTTGGATTAGCTAAACGAGGACCTAAGACAGATGGTAAAGGACCACATAATGAAATGATAAAGGCTTGGGGCGATGAAGTCGAGGCAAATGGTGGTACAGTTCTAAATGGTGGAGGAAGAAGACAGGAAACGCTTATTGAAACGCCAGGAGGTAATAAACAAGGTAGACGACCAGATATAATTTATAGAGATGCTGATGGTAATAAAAAGTGGGGTAATGTCGGGAAAACAAAAAAAGATGGATCACCTATTAAAAGAGAACAGCAAGCACTTGACGATTTGAACAATGTACGGGGAAAACATAATGTAGCTGATCCAGTGGAGTTTAGATCCTATAATCACCCAGAGCATAATAATAAAAGTTCGGGTACACTTTGTAAGAAAAAATAA
- a CDS encoding SMI1/KNR4 family protein → MNDMNELLNKYRVLYDIDGISNDYLDKIEYDLQIKLPNDFREVSSFYSGGDVGGKNIHSFLFSDSTNLIGETLRIREAVGLPSRFVVIAEQDESIIVMDTENKPSIIWLDSVEITKLEEQDFISEPDVWENFSDFFNHILDDEEEERKY, encoded by the coding sequence ATGAATGATATGAATGAATTGCTAAATAAATACAGAGTTTTATACGATATTGATGGAATTTCTAATGATTACTTGGATAAAATCGAATATGATCTTCAAATAAAACTACCTAATGATTTTCGTGAAGTATCTAGTTTCTACAGTGGAGGAGATGTTGGAGGGAAAAATATACATTCTTTTTTATTTTCTGATTCAACAAATCTTATTGGAGAAACTTTGAGAATTAGAGAGGCCGTTGGTTTACCGAGTAGGTTTGTTGTTATTGCTGAACAAGATGAAAGTATTATTGTTATGGATACAGAAAACAAACCATCAATCATTTGGCTAGATTCTGTAGAAATAACTAAATTAGAGGAGCAAGATTTTATTTCCGAGCCAGATGTATGGGAGAATTTTTCTGACTTTTTTAATCATATACTAGATGATGAAGAAGAAGAACGTAAATATTAA
- a CDS encoding RHS repeat-associated core domain-containing protein: MVNELTGVKVTYGYDEFSNLVWSNQGGQFDFLHRSVDDVGNLYETKEKTDRVYGAGSRLLETREATFSYDDEGNLIQKVEKNGDTWKYEYYGNGMMSKVIKPDKVEVTFKYDSLGRRIEKSSNEKTMRFVWDGNTILHEYFLQNDSDKLENPVEYSSENKSEIPENLVTWVFNDGFVPSAKITDEGYYSIISDYLGTPVEAYDEEGKKVWSAELDIYGRVIEFAGEKDFIPFRYQGQYEDVEIGLYYNRFRYYSPSEGIYTQQDPIRLAGNNPTLYGYVSDPLMELDPFGLINWKKVIWTATRPKGTRQTYDVYQRDDINWDEIRSAGDKRYIGMTNRDAANKYGKAPQLSDGSFATLHHLGQDSRGALVEASTRYHGVGKYGQDILHSQFGRNKPHPNYPINRPKFDVDTREYWKTRCKS; this comes from the coding sequence ATGGTCAACGAGTTAACGGGTGTAAAAGTTACCTATGGCTACGATGAATTCAGTAATCTCGTTTGGTCCAATCAAGGCGGTCAATTTGATTTCTTACACCGCAGTGTTGATGATGTCGGGAATTTGTATGAAACGAAAGAAAAGACCGATCGTGTCTATGGTGCCGGAAGTAGATTGCTTGAAACGAGAGAGGCAACATTCTCTTATGATGATGAAGGGAATCTGATTCAGAAAGTTGAGAAGAATGGTGATACGTGGAAGTACGAATACTATGGCAATGGCATGATGTCGAAGGTCATAAAACCAGACAAGGTAGAAGTTACTTTCAAGTATGACTCGCTAGGTAGACGAATAGAGAAGAGTTCTAACGAGAAAACTATGAGATTCGTATGGGATGGGAATACTATCCTACATGAGTATTTCTTGCAGAATGATTCAGATAAATTAGAAAATCCAGTTGAGTATTCCTCAGAGAATAAGTCTGAAATACCAGAGAATCTAGTCACATGGGTATTTAACGATGGGTTCGTACCTTCTGCTAAAATTACGGATGAAGGTTATTACAGTATTATTAGTGATTATCTTGGAACGCCTGTCGAAGCTTATGATGAAGAAGGTAAAAAGGTTTGGTCGGCTGAGCTTGATATTTATGGGCGAGTAATAGAGTTTGCAGGTGAAAAGGATTTCATTCCATTCCGTTATCAAGGGCAGTATGAAGACGTGGAAATCGGATTATATTACAACAGATTCCGATATTACTCACCAAGTGAGGGGATTTACACACAACAAGACCCTATTAGGCTAGCGGGGAATAATCCAACGTTATATGGATATGTTAGTGACCCTCTCATGGAGCTGGATCCGTTTGGCTTGATAAATTGGAAAAAAGTTATTTGGACTGCAACAAGACCAAAGGGAACTAGACAAACATATGATGTGTATCAAAGAGATGATATTAATTGGGATGAAATTAGAAGTGCAGGTGATAAAAGGTATATTGGTATGACGAATAGGGATGCGGCAAATAAATACGGAAAAGCACCACAACTATCGGATGGTAGTTTTGCAACATTACATCATCTAGGTCAAGATTCGAGAGGAGCATTAGTAGAAGCAAGTACTCGTTATCATGGTGTTGGAAAGTATGGGCAAGATATATTGCATAGTCAATTTGGGAGAAATAAACCACATCCTAATTATCCGATAAATAGGCCGAAATTTGATGTCGATACACGAGAATATTGGAAAACCCGATGTAAATCATAA
- a CDS encoding DUF2750 domain-containing protein codes for MSGGFESSPEFKAMIKKSARDRYIYSVKRIADWEEAWSLKLNDGFVTTSDEEGNLSMPIWPFKEYAMKCIGDEWENCKPQKIYLNTLLEEILPNMSDDGTYVVVFKVPENPEVVRVSADDFKNNLLYECSQLE; via the coding sequence ATGAGTGGAGGATTTGAATCAAGTCCAGAGTTTAAAGCTATGATAAAAAAATCAGCTAGAGATAGATATATTTACTCTGTAAAACGTATTGCAGACTGGGAAGAGGCGTGGTCTTTGAAATTAAATGATGGGTTTGTTACAACTTCAGATGAAGAGGGAAATCTTTCAATGCCTATTTGGCCATTTAAAGAGTACGCTATGAAATGTATAGGAGATGAATGGGAAAACTGTAAACCACAAAAAATATATTTAAATACACTTTTAGAAGAAATATTACCCAATATGTCAGATGATGGAACGTATGTGGTTGTATTTAAAGTACCAGAAAATCCAGAAGTTGTAAGGGTGTCTGCGGATGACTTTAAAAATAATTTGTTATATGAATGTTCTCAATTAGAATAA